A stretch of DNA from Gimesia chilikensis:
TGATCAAATCCAGCCGGTTATGTATGTTTCTGGCATGGTTTGATATTCGCATCCGTTATCGCAGATCTAAAATTGGTCCATTCTGGATCACGATCAGTATGGCAATTTTTATCATTGCCCTGGGAGTTGTTTACTCCAAACTGTTCAACATGGCTCCCGATGAATATCTGCCCAACCTGGCGGCAGGTTATCTGTTCTGGACGCTCATAGCGGCGACCATCAGTGAAGCTCCCACGATCTTCATTGACAATGCCGCTTATCTCAAAGATATGAAAATCAATCTGCTGGTCTTTGTATTCCGGGCGCTGGCACGTAACACGATCATCTTCCTGCACAATGCCCTGTTTATCATGTTTGTCTGCTTTTATTTTAAAATCTGGCCTCAATTACAGACACTTCTCGTGATTCCAGGTCTGTTTCTGGTGTTGTTGAATCTGTTCTGGATCACCCTGTTTTTCGGGATCGTGGGTGCCCGCTATCGTGACCTGGCCCCCATTATTCAAAGTATGGTACAGGTGCTGTTTTTCGTCTCTCCGATAACCTGGTTACCCAAGCTCGTAGGAGAAGACAGCTGGGTTGTGATGTTCAATCCGATTGCTTACTTCCTTGACCTGACTCGCGCCCCCATATTGAACCAGACTCCTGCATTGAGCTCCTGGTTGATTACCGCAGGAATCAGTATTATCGGTTTTGCTGTCAGCCTCTTACTTTACGCCTACAAACGAGACCGGATTGTTTATTGGATTTGATATGGCCAGGATTAAAGTAGAAAATGTAACGCTGCATTACCCGATCATCGGGGCCGGCGACCGATCCGTGAAAAACAGGCTGCTGAACTTTGCGACCGGAGGAAAAATCACCCGGGACAGTGGCACAATGGTCGTTACAGGCCTCGATCGAATCGACCTGGAACTGCGGGACGGCGACCGTCTGGGTTTGATTGGACACAATGGTGCCGGTAAATCCACATTACTGAAAGTTCTGGCTGGAATCTATATTCCGACACAAGGCTCTGTGGATATTGAGGGACGCGTTGTTTCGACCCTGAATATTACACTGGGTTTTGAACAAGAAGCCACGGGATTTGAGAATATCTTTCTGCGTGGTCGTCTGCTGGGACTGACCACCGCCGAAATCGAAGACAAGCTCGAAGAAATCGCAGAGTTTACCGAGTTGGGCAAATATCTTGATCTGCCGGTACGAGTTTATTCTTCCGGGATGCTGATGCGGCTGGCATTTGCCATTATGACATCGCTGGAATCGGAGATTCTGCTGATGGACGAAGTCATTGGTACCGGGGACGCCCGCTTTATCCATAAGGCGGAAGCCCGATTGAATGAATTCATGAACAAAGCCAAAATCATGGTGATTGCTTCACATTCAGATGATGTCATCAGAGAGTTTTGTAACACGGCACTTCTTCTCAAAAACGGAACTCCCTTTGCCCAGGGTGAGATCGAAGAAGTGCTGGAAATTTATCAGTCAGCGGATTACCAGACATAAACCATACGGATTTTCGGAGCAATTCTCCATGAGCCAGGCAACCAGAATCATTTGCAGAAACCTGGAACGTTCCATCGCAGCCAAAAACGAGTTGTTGCAGAACGCACAGACTCAGGCCGAATTTGCCCGGTCAGTCGACATCGTATTGAACTGCTATCAGCAGGGGGGCCGCCTGTACGTTGCCGGGAACGGTGGCTCCGCGGCTGACGCCCAGCATCTGGCTGCGGAATTTGTCAGTCGCCTGGCCAGGGACCGTGCCCCGCTGCCTGCGGAAGCGCTCACTACAGACTCCTCGATCATTACCGCCATTGGCAATGATTATGGCTACGATCAGATCTTCTCCCGCCAGATTGCGGGCAAACTGAGCTCGAAAGATGTCTTTCTGGGAATTACGACATCCGGGAATTCGCCGAATATCGTGAAGGCCCTGCAGGTCTGCCGCGAGCGCAACATCCAAAGCATTGTCTTCACCGGCCACGATGGCGGAGCAGTGCGTGAATGGAGCGACGTCTGCGTGATTGCCCCTGGTGAGTTAACCAGCCAGATCCAGGAAGTGCACCTGGTACTGGAGCACACGCTTTGTGAGTGTGTCGAAGCGGCCCTGTTTGACTTCGAACTTTAAAACGCTGCTCCCAGACTGAATTCTGGCCCTGCGGGGAGATCATCTCAGCATAACATCGTGAGCCTGTCGACTCCGCGGTTCAAATGTGTCGCGCTAATATATCCAGGATGCTGGCAGCACGATTGGCATAACTGTGCTGCGCCAGCGTTTTCTGTTGAGCCGCCTGACCAATCTTAACCAGAGACTGCGGATCATCAAACAGCTGCTCCAGCTGCTTCCCAAAATCGCTGACAGAGTCGAACAGTACGATCTCGGTGCCGTCCTCGTAATAGTCGAGGATTTCCAGACTTTCCGTGAAGAAGAACTGCACAGCACCGGCCATCGCAGCTTCGAAAGTTCTCGGTCCGGGTGTGGAAGGGACCAGTTTGAACCTGTTATTGGCATAATCAAAATGGCGGCCGACATTGAGCGTAATTCGGGAATTACCGTAATACTCGATCAACTTCTCATTCGAAATGGTTTGATTCACAACGTAGTCAGCCAGGTTCACAGGCCATTCCGCTCCCCGGATGATGGTTTTGTATTTTGACAGGACGGGTGCCAGATCTTTGATCAGTTGGACCCGATTTGCGAAGGCAACCCCACAAAAGAAGATATCATTTTCATACTGATCTGTGACCTGTCGAAAATGCGTCTTTTTAGATGCTGCCAGGGGCATATGAAAAACATGTGGATGCGCATAATGCTGGCTGGCCCATTTGTCATTCGAAAAGATTACATCAGCCACATCCTCAACTTTGAATCGGTAATCAATTTCATAGGGATCGTCATGCAACCAGAATGAGAGCAGGATATCATGTGTCTGACAGTGCTTTTTGACTGCCTGATACGAGATGTCATCAGGCATGCAGGAGCCAAACATCAACAGGATATCAGGTTTGTATTTTTCCAGTCCCTCAATCACATAATCCAACGCGACCTGATGTACCTGGCCAGCCCCGAGGATTTCCTGAAATCCTTCTGTAACGTAAGATCTCAGGACAGAGT
This window harbors:
- a CDS encoding ABC transporter permease; the encoded protein is MNNRVKLALEDVVDVIKSSRLCMFLAWFDIRIRYRRSKIGPFWITISMAIFIIALGVVYSKLFNMAPDEYLPNLAAGYLFWTLIAATISEAPTIFIDNAAYLKDMKINLLVFVFRALARNTIIFLHNALFIMFVCFYFKIWPQLQTLLVIPGLFLVLLNLFWITLFFGIVGARYRDLAPIIQSMVQVLFFVSPITWLPKLVGEDSWVVMFNPIAYFLDLTRAPILNQTPALSSWLITAGISIIGFAVSLLLYAYKRDRIVYWI
- a CDS encoding ABC transporter ATP-binding protein; protein product: MARIKVENVTLHYPIIGAGDRSVKNRLLNFATGGKITRDSGTMVVTGLDRIDLELRDGDRLGLIGHNGAGKSTLLKVLAGIYIPTQGSVDIEGRVVSTLNITLGFEQEATGFENIFLRGRLLGLTTAEIEDKLEEIAEFTELGKYLDLPVRVYSSGMLMRLAFAIMTSLESEILLMDEVIGTGDARFIHKAEARLNEFMNKAKIMVIASHSDDVIREFCNTALLLKNGTPFAQGEIEEVLEIYQSADYQT
- a CDS encoding SIS domain-containing protein, with amino-acid sequence MSQATRIICRNLERSIAAKNELLQNAQTQAEFARSVDIVLNCYQQGGRLYVAGNGGSAADAQHLAAEFVSRLARDRAPLPAEALTTDSSIITAIGNDYGYDQIFSRQIAGKLSSKDVFLGITTSGNSPNIVKALQVCRERNIQSIVFTGHDGGAVREWSDVCVIAPGELTSQIQEVHLVLEHTLCECVEAALFDFEL
- a CDS encoding glycosyltransferase; this encodes MSHQKSILISGASYDALNNNSVLRSYVTEGFQEILGAGQVHQVALDYVIEGLEKYKPDILLMFGSCMPDDISYQAVKKHCQTHDILLSFWLHDDPYEIDYRFKVEDVADVIFSNDKWASQHYAHPHVFHMPLAASKKTHFRQVTDQYENDIFFCGVAFANRVQLIKDLAPVLSKYKTIIRGAEWPVNLADYVVNQTISNEKLIEYYGNSRITLNVGRHFDYANNRFKLVPSTPGPRTFEAAMAGAVQFFFTESLEILDYYEDGTEIVLFDSVSDFGKQLEQLFDDPQSLVKIGQAAQQKTLAQHSYANRAASILDILARHI